One window from the genome of Erwinia sorbitola encodes:
- the asd gene encoding aspartate-semialdehyde dehydrogenase: MKTVGLVGWRGMVGSVLMQRMSEERDFDAIRPVFFSTSQHGQAAPAFGGQSAGALQDAFDIEALKALDIIITCQGGDYTSDIYPKLRAAGWNGYWIDAASTLRMKDDAIIILDPVNHKVIHDGLNSGIKTFVGGNCTVSLMLMSLGGLFENNLIEWASVATYQAASGGGARHMRELLTQMGMLHNHVAKELQDPASAILDIERKVTELSRTGVLPTDNFGVPLAGSLIPWIDKQLENGQTREEWKGQAETNKILRTSSVIPVDGLCVRVGALRCHSQAFTLKLKKDVPLAEIEQMLASHNEWVKVVPNDREISMRELTPAAVTGTLHTPVGRLRKLNMGPEYLSAFTVGDQLLWGAAEPLRRMLRLLID; encoded by the coding sequence ATGAAGACAGTTGGTTTAGTTGGTTGGCGTGGAATGGTGGGTTCTGTACTGATGCAGCGCATGAGCGAAGAGCGTGATTTTGATGCCATTCGCCCGGTATTCTTCTCAACGTCTCAGCACGGTCAGGCAGCGCCTGCGTTCGGCGGCCAGTCTGCGGGAGCGTTACAGGATGCTTTCGATATTGAAGCGCTGAAAGCGCTGGATATTATCATCACCTGCCAGGGTGGCGATTACACCAGTGACATCTACCCTAAGCTGCGCGCAGCGGGCTGGAACGGCTACTGGATCGATGCGGCTTCAACCCTGCGCATGAAAGATGATGCCATTATTATCCTCGACCCGGTGAACCATAAGGTGATTCACGATGGCCTGAACAGCGGCATTAAAACTTTCGTTGGCGGTAACTGCACCGTCAGCCTGATGCTGATGTCGCTCGGCGGTCTGTTTGAAAACAACCTGATTGAGTGGGCGTCCGTCGCCACCTACCAGGCCGCGTCCGGCGGCGGTGCGCGCCATATGCGCGAACTGCTGACCCAGATGGGAATGCTGCACAATCACGTGGCAAAAGAGTTGCAGGATCCGGCTTCTGCTATCCTCGATATCGAGCGTAAAGTGACCGAACTGAGCCGTACTGGCGTGCTGCCAACCGATAACTTTGGCGTACCGCTGGCGGGCAGCCTGATCCCGTGGATCGACAAGCAGCTGGAAAATGGCCAGACTCGTGAAGAGTGGAAAGGCCAGGCTGAAACTAACAAAATCCTGCGTACCAGCAGTGTGATTCCGGTTGATGGCCTCTGCGTACGCGTCGGTGCACTGCGCTGTCACAGCCAGGCATTTACCCTGAAACTGAAAAAAGATGTGCCGCTGGCGGAAATCGAACAGATGCTGGCTTCTCACAATGAGTGGGTGAAAGTGGTGCCGAACGACCGTGAGATCTCCATGCGTGAACTCACTCCTGCCGCTGTGACCGGTACGCTGCACACCCCGGTTGGCCGCCTGCGTAAGCTGAATATGGGGCCGGAATACCTCTCCGCCTTTACCGTTGGCGATCAGCTGCTGTGGGGTGCGGCAGAGCCACTGCGCCGTATGCTGCGTCTGCTGATTGATTAA
- the glgA gene encoding glycogen synthase GlgA, whose amino-acid sequence MQVLHVCSEIFPLLKTGGLADVIGALPAAQIAEGMDTRVLLPAFPALTKAITNTQVVARLQTFAGYVELHFGHYDGVGIYLIDAPGLYNRPGSPYHDESQYAYADNHLRFALLGWMGCELACGLDEWWRPDVVHAHDWHAGLTCAYIAARGRPAKSVFTVHNLAYQGLFEARHLDTLQIPASFFNMHGLEFYGQISFLKAGLFYADHITAVSPTYAREITHPEFGYGMEDLLKQRQLEGRLTGILNGVDPAIWDPEQDLLLNARYNRDVLDAKLENKRQLQITMGLKIDDKAPVFAVVSRLTKQKGLDLVLEALPGLLEQGGQLVLLGAGDAELQQGFLAAAAEYPGQVGVQIGYHEAFSHRIIGGADVIMVPSRFEPCGLTQLYGLKYGTLPLVRRTGGLADTVNDSSLENLADGIASGFTFEDSNAWSLLRAIRRAFVLWSRPSLWRYVQRQAMGMDFSWQVAAVAYRDLYQRLL is encoded by the coding sequence ATGCAGGTGTTACACGTCTGTTCAGAAATTTTCCCGCTGCTAAAGACCGGCGGGCTTGCTGATGTTATTGGGGCATTACCGGCGGCACAAATTGCAGAAGGGATGGATACCCGGGTGTTATTACCGGCTTTTCCCGCTCTGACCAAAGCCATTACCAACACACAGGTGGTGGCGCGGCTGCAAACTTTTGCTGGGTATGTTGAGTTGCATTTCGGTCATTATGACGGTGTGGGTATTTATTTGATCGATGCTCCCGGTTTGTACAATCGGCCCGGAAGCCCGTATCACGATGAATCGCAGTATGCCTATGCCGATAACCATCTGCGCTTTGCGCTGCTGGGGTGGATGGGCTGTGAGCTGGCATGCGGGCTGGACGAATGGTGGCGGCCGGACGTGGTGCACGCGCACGACTGGCACGCCGGGCTGACCTGCGCCTATATTGCCGCGCGCGGGCGTCCTGCTAAGTCGGTATTTACCGTACATAACCTGGCGTACCAGGGGCTGTTTGAGGCGCGGCATCTTGATACGCTGCAAATTCCGGCGTCATTCTTCAATATGCACGGGCTGGAATTCTACGGTCAGATCTCATTTCTTAAGGCCGGGCTGTTTTATGCCGATCATATCACCGCAGTCAGCCCGACCTATGCGCGTGAAATCACCCATCCAGAATTTGGCTACGGCATGGAAGATCTGCTGAAACAGCGCCAGCTGGAAGGGCGTCTGACCGGCATTCTGAATGGTGTCGATCCGGCGATTTGGGATCCGGAGCAGGATTTGCTACTGAATGCCCGCTACAACCGTGATGTGCTGGACGCCAAGCTGGAGAACAAACGCCAGTTGCAGATCACCATGGGGTTGAAGATCGACGATAAAGCACCGGTGTTTGCCGTCGTCAGCCGCTTAACGAAACAGAAAGGGCTGGATCTGGTGCTGGAAGCGCTGCCGGGGCTGCTTGAGCAGGGCGGTCAGCTGGTGCTGCTGGGGGCGGGTGATGCCGAATTGCAGCAGGGATTCCTTGCCGCTGCGGCGGAATACCCGGGCCAGGTAGGGGTACAGATCGGTTATCACGAAGCGTTCTCACACCGCATTATCGGCGGCGCTGATGTGATTATGGTGCCGAGCCGCTTTGAGCCATGCGGCCTGACTCAGCTCTACGGATTGAAATACGGCACGCTGCCGTTAGTGCGGCGTACGGGTGGGCTGGCGGATACCGTTAATGACAGCTCGCTGGAAAATCTGGCAGACGGTATCGCCAGCGGTTTTACCTTTGAAGACAGTAATGCCTGGTCGTTATTGCGGGCTATTCGACGTGCTTTTGTTCTCTGGTCCCGTCCTTCGTTGTGGCGCTATGTTCAGCGCCAGGCCATGGGGATGGATTTTAGCTGGCAGGTGGCTGCTGTGGCCTACCGCGATCTCTATCAACGTTTGTTGTAA
- the glgX gene encoding glycogen debranching protein GlgX, which translates to MTPLHEGLPAPRGASYDGKGVNFSLFSQYAERVELCLFDAVGEETRVDLPARSGDIWHGYLPGCKPGQRYGYRVHGPWQPQQGHRFNPAKLLVDPCAHEVQGEVTDDPCFQCGVHEPDATDSGPLAPKSVVLADDFDWGDDAPPRVPWGSTVIYEAHVRGLTKLHPEIPQEIRGTYAALGHPVMIDYLQRLGITSLELLPVASFASEPRLLRQGLSNYWGYNPLACYALESRYASGLHQHHPRHEFQQAVKALHQAGIEVILDVVFNHTAELEETGPTLSMRGIDNKSYYWLDEQGEYQNWTGCGNTQNISQPQVMEWVLDCLRYWVTECHVDGFRFDLATVLGRTPDYRQDAPLFQAIAADPLLSGCKMIAEPWDIGPGGYQVGNFPAPFAEWNDHFRDGVRRYWLHGHLSNGDFARRFAGSSDVFNHYGRLPSSSINLITAHDGFTLRDVVSYEQKHNEANGEDNRDGSSNNFSHNHGVEGLQAPLLIMEHRRRSVHALLTTLLMAQGTPMLLAGDEHGHSQHGNNNAYCQDNPLTWFDWQEHDRGLFAFTAALIHLRRRIPALQQDRWWQEGDGNVEWLNDQGQPLTAAQWEQGAHRLQIRLSQHWLLTINATEEVCDLVLPQGQWQAIPPFAGDDNPILSTVWHGAAHGVCMFQEQS; encoded by the coding sequence ATGACGCCACTGCATGAAGGGCTTCCCGCGCCGCGAGGTGCCAGCTATGACGGCAAAGGGGTGAACTTTAGCCTGTTTTCGCAGTATGCCGAGCGCGTGGAGCTGTGTCTGTTTGATGCCGTTGGTGAGGAAACGCGGGTCGATCTTCCTGCCCGCAGCGGTGACATCTGGCACGGTTATCTGCCGGGATGCAAGCCAGGGCAGCGCTATGGCTACCGTGTGCATGGCCCCTGGCAGCCGCAGCAGGGGCACCGTTTTAATCCGGCGAAGCTGCTGGTAGATCCCTGCGCCCATGAGGTACAGGGAGAAGTGACGGACGATCCCTGCTTCCAGTGCGGCGTACATGAGCCAGATGCTACCGACAGCGGGCCGCTGGCACCAAAAAGCGTGGTGCTGGCCGATGATTTTGACTGGGGAGACGATGCTCCCCCGCGTGTGCCCTGGGGCAGTACCGTGATTTATGAGGCTCACGTGCGCGGCCTGACAAAGCTGCATCCTGAGATCCCGCAGGAGATACGCGGCACCTACGCGGCGCTGGGTCACCCGGTGATGATCGACTACCTCCAGCGCCTGGGGATCACCAGTCTGGAACTGCTGCCGGTGGCCAGTTTCGCCAGCGAGCCGCGCCTGTTGCGGCAAGGATTAAGCAACTACTGGGGCTATAACCCGCTGGCTTGCTACGCGCTGGAGTCGCGCTATGCCTCCGGCCTGCATCAGCATCATCCGCGCCATGAATTTCAGCAGGCGGTGAAGGCGCTTCACCAGGCGGGGATTGAAGTGATCCTCGACGTGGTGTTTAACCACACTGCGGAGCTGGAAGAGACCGGGCCGACATTGTCGATGCGCGGTATCGATAACAAGAGCTATTACTGGCTGGATGAGCAGGGTGAGTATCAAAACTGGACGGGCTGTGGCAATACGCAAAACATCAGTCAGCCGCAGGTAATGGAGTGGGTGCTCGACTGCCTGCGCTACTGGGTAACCGAGTGCCACGTCGACGGCTTCCGTTTTGATCTGGCTACCGTGCTGGGCCGTACGCCGGACTATCGGCAGGATGCACCGCTGTTTCAGGCCATTGCTGCGGATCCGCTGCTGTCAGGCTGCAAGATGATTGCCGAGCCATGGGATATCGGGCCTGGAGGTTATCAGGTGGGAAATTTCCCTGCGCCGTTCGCCGAGTGGAACGACCATTTCCGCGATGGGGTTCGGCGCTACTGGCTGCATGGTCATCTCTCTAACGGGGACTTCGCCCGACGTTTTGCCGGGTCAAGCGATGTGTTCAACCATTATGGCCGGCTGCCCTCCAGCAGCATCAATCTGATCACCGCCCATGACGGCTTTACCCTGCGCGATGTGGTCAGCTATGAGCAAAAACATAATGAGGCCAACGGCGAAGATAACCGCGATGGCAGCAGCAACAATTTTAGCCATAACCACGGTGTTGAGGGATTGCAGGCACCTTTACTGATTATGGAGCACCGCCGCCGGAGCGTGCATGCCCTGTTGACCACTCTGCTGATGGCCCAGGGCACTCCGATGCTGCTGGCCGGGGATGAGCACGGGCACAGTCAGCACGGTAACAATAATGCTTATTGCCAGGACAACCCGCTGACATGGTTCGACTGGCAAGAGCACGATCGCGGGCTGTTTGCCTTCACCGCAGCGTTAATTCATCTGCGCCGCCGTATCCCGGCGTTGCAACAGGATCGCTGGTGGCAGGAGGGTGACGGCAATGTTGAGTGGCTGAACGATCAGGGGCAGCCGTTAACAGCCGCACAGTGGGAGCAGGGGGCGCACCGTTTGCAGATCAGGCTTTCACAGCACTGGCTGCTGACCATCAACGCCACCGAAGAAGTGTGTGACCTGGTGTTACCTCAGGGACAATGGCAAGCCATCCCGCCCTTCGCCGGGGATGATAACCCGATTCTGTCAACGGTCTGGCATGGAGCAGCGCACGGCGTGTGCATGTTCCAGGAACAATCATAA
- the glgC gene encoding glucose-1-phosphate adenylyltransferase, giving the protein MVKLDRNDPVMLARQLPTQTVALILAGGRGTRLKDLTAKRAKPAVHFGGKFRIIDFALSNCLNSGIRRIAVITQYQSHTLVQHIQRGWSFLNEEMNEFVDLLPAQQRLSTELWYRGTADAVTQNLDIIRRYNAQYIVILAGDHIYKMDYSRMLIDHVENGARCTIACLPVPLEEASSFGVMKVDENNKVVEFLEKPENPPSMPGDDSRALASMGIYVFDAEYLFGLLEIDQELPESSHDFGKDLLPKIVASGEALAHSFSLSCVQHDESAEPYWRDVGTLEAYWKANLDLASVMPELDMYDSTWPIRTHMEPLPPAKFVQDRSGSHGMTMNSLVSGGCIISGSVVVNSVLFSRVRINSFCNIESSVLLPDVEVGRSCRLRRCVIDRACVLPEGTVIGENPDDDARRFHRSEEGIVLVTRTMLAKLGWR; this is encoded by the coding sequence ATGGTCAAATTAGATAGGAACGACCCTGTAATGCTGGCAAGGCAACTCCCTACACAAACGGTGGCGCTGATCCTTGCGGGTGGCCGCGGTACGCGTCTGAAAGACCTGACCGCCAAGCGTGCAAAACCCGCCGTTCACTTTGGCGGGAAGTTTCGCATTATCGATTTTGCGCTCTCCAACTGCCTGAATTCCGGTATCCGGCGTATTGCAGTGATTACTCAATATCAGTCGCACACGCTGGTACAGCATATCCAGCGTGGCTGGTCTTTTCTTAATGAAGAGATGAATGAATTTGTCGATCTGCTGCCAGCTCAACAGCGCCTCTCGACGGAACTCTGGTATCGCGGTACTGCCGATGCAGTCACGCAAAACCTCGATATTATTCGTCGCTATAACGCGCAGTACATCGTGATCCTCGCCGGGGATCATATCTACAAGATGGACTACTCGCGCATGCTGATCGACCACGTGGAAAACGGCGCGCGCTGCACCATCGCCTGCCTGCCGGTGCCGCTGGAGGAGGCAAGTTCCTTCGGCGTGATGAAGGTCGATGAGAACAACAAGGTGGTGGAGTTTCTTGAAAAACCTGAGAACCCCCCTTCTATGCCGGGTGACGACAGCCGTGCGTTAGCCAGTATGGGCATCTATGTTTTTGATGCCGAATATCTTTTCGGTCTGCTGGAAATTGACCAGGAGCTGCCGGAGTCGAGCCATGATTTTGGTAAAGATCTGCTGCCAAAAATCGTTGCCAGTGGTGAAGCGCTGGCCCACTCGTTCAGCCTCTCCTGCGTGCAGCATGATGAGAGCGCGGAACCTTACTGGCGCGATGTCGGTACGCTGGAGGCCTACTGGAAAGCCAACCTTGACCTCGCGTCGGTGATGCCGGAACTGGATATGTATGACAGTACCTGGCCGATTCGCACCCATATGGAGCCGCTGCCGCCAGCTAAGTTTGTGCAGGATCGCTCCGGTAGCCACGGTATGACAATGAATTCGCTGGTCTCAGGGGGCTGCATTATCTCTGGCTCGGTGGTAGTGAACTCGGTGCTGTTTTCCCGGGTTCGGATTAACTCCTTCTGCAATATTGAGTCGTCGGTATTACTGCCGGATGTGGAGGTGGGACGTTCCTGCCGTCTGCGCCGCTGCGTAATAGACCGCGCCTGCGTGCTGCCAGAGGGAACGGTGATTGGCGAAAATCCGGATGATGATGCCCGGCGTTTCCACCGATCGGAAGAAGGGATCGTTCTTGTCACAAGGACTATGCTGGCGAAGCTTGGCTGGCGATAG
- a CDS encoding YhgN family NAAT transporter, translating into MTEMISATILLLLIMDPLGNLPIFMSVLKHLEPKRRRMVLIREMLIALLIMLLFLFAGEKILAFLNLRTETVSISGGIILFLIAIKMIFPSQESNSSGLSAGEEPFLVPLAIPLVAGPSLLATLMLLSHQYPQNMGHLVGALLIAWGLTVVILLLSGLFLRLLGDKGVNALERLMGLILIMLATQMFLDGIRVYLKL; encoded by the coding sequence ATGACTGAAATGATCTCTGCAACGATATTATTGTTGCTGATAATGGATCCCCTCGGCAATTTGCCGATTTTTATGTCGGTTTTGAAGCATCTGGAGCCAAAACGTCGACGGATGGTGCTTATTCGCGAAATGCTGATTGCACTGCTGATCATGCTGCTGTTTCTATTTGCCGGTGAGAAAATTCTCGCGTTTCTGAATCTGCGTACTGAAACCGTATCGATCTCCGGCGGTATTATTCTATTTTTAATCGCTATTAAGATGATTTTCCCCTCCCAGGAAAGCAACAGTAGCGGGCTGTCGGCGGGTGAAGAGCCGTTCCTGGTGCCGCTGGCGATCCCGCTGGTTGCCGGGCCGTCGTTGCTGGCAACGCTGATGCTGTTGTCACATCAGTATCCGCAAAATATGGGGCACCTGGTCGGCGCGCTGCTGATCGCCTGGGGGCTGACGGTGGTGATCCTGCTGCTGTCGGGGCTGTTTTTACGGCTGCTGGGGGATAAGGGTGTTAATGCGCTGGAGCGGCTGATGGGGTTGATTTTGATTATGCTGGCAACGCAGATGTTCCTGGATGGGATTCGCGTTTATTTGAAATTGTAA
- the glgB gene encoding 1,4-alpha-glucan branching enzyme, whose translation MSELMDRSAINALVSGHFADPFSLLGMHKTSKGIEVRALLPDASEVWVIETSTGKQCVQLNCIDSRGFFQGVVPKRKSPFRYQLAVTWHGQQNLIEDAYRFGPLLPEMDSWLLAEGTHLRPYETLGAHGDVIDGVIGTRFAVWAPNARRVSVVGEFNFWDGRRHPMRLRREIGIWELFIPGATHGQLYKFEIIDNQGQLRLKADPYAFEAQMRPQTASMICGIPEKTTLSPERQRANGFDVPISIYEVHLGSWRRHTDNNFWLSYKELAEQLVPYAKEMGFTHLELLPINEHPFDGSWGYQPLGMYAPTRRFGTRDDFRDFITAAHDAGLNVLLDWVPGHFPSDDFGLAKFDGTELYEHGDPREGFHQDWNTLIYNFGRREVSNYLAGNALYWIERFGIDGLRVDAVASMIYRDYSRAEGEWVPNHLGGRENLEAIAFLRYTNRTLGHAAPGSITVAEESTDFDGVSRPPEMGGLGFWFKWNLGWMHDTLDYMKLDPIYRRHHHNLMTFGMLYNYTENFVLPLSHDEVVHGKRSILDRMPGDAWQKFANLRAYYGWMFGFPGKKLLFMGNEFAQGREWNHDTSLDWHLLEGEDGWHNGVQRLVRDLNHTYRDHPPLYQLDFDPAGFEWLVVDDFDNSVFVFVRRDRDGNELIVASNFTPVPRYNYRFGVSGAGRWREVLNTDSAHYHGSNTGNLGSISTDDWGSHNRSHSLSLTLPPLSTLWLVREAE comes from the coding sequence ATGTCAGAGCTTATGGATCGTAGTGCGATTAACGCGTTAGTTTCAGGTCATTTTGCCGACCCTTTTTCTCTGCTGGGGATGCATAAGACCAGTAAAGGTATTGAAGTCCGTGCCCTGTTGCCGGATGCCAGCGAAGTCTGGGTGATTGAAACCAGTACCGGTAAACAGTGTGTGCAGCTTAACTGCATCGATTCCCGCGGTTTTTTCCAGGGAGTGGTGCCAAAGCGTAAAAGTCCCTTTCGTTATCAACTGGCGGTTACCTGGCACGGCCAGCAAAATCTGATTGAAGATGCCTATCGCTTTGGCCCGCTGCTGCCGGAAATGGACAGCTGGCTGCTGGCAGAAGGTACTCACCTGCGCCCCTACGAAACCCTGGGCGCTCACGGAGATGTGATTGACGGTGTTATCGGTACACGCTTTGCGGTCTGGGCGCCTAATGCCCGGCGCGTCTCCGTAGTTGGTGAATTTAATTTCTGGGATGGCCGCCGTCATCCGATGCGGCTGCGCCGTGAGATCGGCATCTGGGAGCTGTTTATCCCCGGAGCGACTCACGGGCAGCTGTATAAGTTTGAAATTATCGACAATCAAGGGCAGCTGCGGTTAAAAGCCGATCCTTACGCCTTTGAGGCGCAGATGCGCCCGCAAACGGCGTCAATGATTTGTGGCATTCCGGAAAAAACCACGCTTTCGCCGGAGCGCCAGCGCGCCAACGGGTTCGATGTTCCTATCTCGATTTATGAGGTGCATCTCGGTTCCTGGCGTCGTCATACCGATAATAACTTCTGGCTCAGTTACAAAGAGCTGGCCGAGCAGCTGGTGCCGTATGCCAAAGAGATGGGCTTTACCCATCTGGAACTGCTGCCGATTAATGAACATCCCTTCGACGGCAGCTGGGGCTATCAGCCGCTGGGCATGTATGCCCCGACGCGACGCTTTGGTACGCGTGATGACTTCCGCGACTTTATCACCGCCGCCCATGATGCCGGGCTGAATGTGCTGCTGGACTGGGTTCCGGGCCATTTCCCTTCGGATGATTTTGGCCTGGCGAAATTTGACGGCACTGAACTGTATGAACACGGTGATCCGCGTGAAGGTTTTCATCAGGACTGGAACACGCTGATTTATAACTTTGGTCGCCGTGAAGTCAGTAACTATCTGGCGGGCAATGCGCTCTACTGGATCGAGCGTTTCGGTATCGATGGCCTGCGGGTGGATGCGGTGGCATCGATGATCTATCGCGACTACAGCCGTGCTGAAGGCGAGTGGGTGCCTAACCACCTCGGCGGGCGTGAGAATCTCGAAGCCATCGCCTTTCTGCGGTATACCAACCGCACCCTCGGCCACGCCGCCCCCGGTTCTATAACCGTGGCGGAGGAGTCTACGGACTTTGATGGCGTGTCGCGACCGCCAGAAATGGGGGGACTGGGTTTCTGGTTCAAATGGAACCTCGGCTGGATGCACGACACCCTCGACTATATGAAGCTGGATCCAATCTACCGTCGCCATCACCACAACCTGATGACTTTCGGCATGTTGTACAACTACACCGAAAACTTTGTGCTGCCGCTCTCGCACGATGAGGTGGTTCACGGTAAGCGTTCCATTCTCGACCGCATGCCGGGCGATGCCTGGCAGAAGTTCGCCAACCTGCGCGCTTATTACGGCTGGATGTTTGGCTTCCCCGGTAAAAAGCTGCTGTTTATGGGCAATGAATTTGCCCAGGGCAGAGAGTGGAACCACGATACCAGCCTTGACTGGCATCTGCTGGAGGGTGAAGACGGCTGGCATAACGGCGTGCAGCGTCTGGTGCGCGACCTGAACCATACCTACCGGGATCATCCGCCGCTCTATCAGCTCGATTTCGATCCGGCCGGGTTTGAATGGCTGGTGGTGGATGATTTCGATAACTCGGTGTTTGTTTTTGTGCGCCGCGATCGCGACGGCAATGAGCTGATCGTCGCCAGTAATTTTACGCCGGTGCCGCGTTACAACTATCGCTTTGGCGTATCGGGTGCCGGGCGCTGGCGCGAAGTGCTGAACACCGACTCCGCCCACTATCACGGCAGCAATACCGGCAATCTCGGGTCAATCAGCACCGATGACTGGGGCAGCCATAACCGCAGCCACTCCCTGAGCCTGACATTGCCACCGCTGTCGACGCTGTGGCTGGTGCGGGAGGCTGAATGA